Genomic DNA from Sebaldella sp. S0638:
CTTTAAAGTTTTTGAGAGAGTTAGCTGAGAGCCCTTTTTTAGATTTTTCATTTATATATTTCTGAATAATATTAGGGCTTAAATTTTTTAATTTAAAGTGTCCTAAATCTTTCTTAAGCTGTTTGATGATATTGGAATAACTTAACTTTGTGTGATGTTTGCAGTTGAGTTCAACGTAATTTCTATACCATTCATCTAAGAAATCACTTAAATTAATTTCACCATTTTTTATAGTTCGCCCATTTTCAAGTTCTAGTTTGGCTTTATGATATGCCTCTTGTGCTTCTTTTTTTGTAAAGAAACCTCTTTCTTGCAATCTTCTTCTTTTACCATCGACTTTACCTAATTCAATAACAAAACCCCAACGAACCCCCTTCTTAGTGTCAAATTTCCTTATCATTTTTTTACTCCGAGCTCTTTTATATTATCTAAATTTGATAAGTCTTTGTTTTCATTATCAAGTATAAATTTATCCACTGCCGAGCGTCTAATTCTTGTATGCCCTATTTTAAGTGCTGGAATCATACCAGCTTTTATTAGGTCATATACCTTTACTTTACTACATTTAAGTACTCTTGAAGTTTCTTCCACGGTTAATAATTCCTCATTCATTTTATTCCCTCCAATAATT
This window encodes:
- a CDS encoding helix-turn-helix domain-containing protein; translation: MNEELLTVEETSRVLKCSKVKVYDLIKAGMIPALKIGHTRIRRSAVDKFILDNENKDLSNLDNIKELGVKK